One genomic region from Eptesicus fuscus isolate TK198812 chromosome 18, DD_ASM_mEF_20220401, whole genome shotgun sequence encodes:
- the LOC129152124 gene encoding ferritin light chain 1-like produces MSSQIRQNYSTEVEAAVNHLANLHLLASHTYLSLGLYSDLHDVALEGMGSRELVEECQGAEHLLKLQNQRSGRILFQDVLKPSQDEWGNSGRRGSYHALERNLNQTIMELHGLGFIRTDPHLCEFLENHFLDEEMKLIKKMGST; encoded by the coding sequence atgagctcccaaattcgtcagaattattccactgaggtggaggctgccgtcaaccacctggccaacctgcatctgctggcctcccacacctacctctctctgggcctttatTCTGACCTCCACGATGTGGCTCTCGAGGGCATGGGCTCCCGTGAGTTGGTGGAGGAGTGCCAGggcgctgagcatctcttaaagttgcaaaaccagcgcagtggccgcattctcttccaggacgtgctgaagccttcccaagatgagtggggAAACTCAGGACGCCGTGGAAGCTACCATGCCTTGGAGAGGAATCTGAACCAGACCATTATGGAGCTGCATGGACTGGGTTTTATCCGCACAGACCCTCATCTCTGCGagttcctggagaaccacttcctggatgaggagatgaaactcatcaagaagatgggctcTACCTGA